CAGTCCCTCGGGACGCCGTCCCCGTCCGACCTGACCGTCATCGTCGAGCTGCTGCGGCTGCTCGACTACGAGGTCGACGAGGAGCGCGTCGCCGCGCGCCTCTCCCGCATGACGTCCGCCGCGGGCCACGGCACGTGGGTCGTGCGCGACGACGCGGGCGAGATCGCCGGCCTCGCGGGCGGCCACCTCATGTGGGGCCTCGCCGACGACGAGCCGATCGCGCAGCTGATCATCCTGGTCGTCCGCGAGGGGCGGCAGGCGGGCGGGATCGGCTCCGACCTCATCCGCCACTACGAGGCGTGGGCGCGCGAGCACGGCGCCACGCGGTTCCTGGCGACCTCCGCCGCCGCGCGCGACAACGTCACGCGCTTCTACGCGCGCCGCGGCTACCACGCGTCCGGCATCCGCTACTCGAAGCTGGGCTGATCCCCGCGGGCGGCGCGTCCGCACGGCCCGCCGCACGACGAGAGGCCCGATCCCCTGGGGGACCGGGCCTCTCGTCGTGCCGGGCGGCGCGCGCCCTACCGGGTCACTCCGCGGTCGCGCGCGCGATCAGGTCGGCCTGCTCGGTCGCGTGCCGCTTGCTGGACCCCGCGGCGGGCGACGCGGCGGCCGGCCGGGAGACGACGCGCACGGGGCGGTCGGGCAGGACCCGGCCGAGCTCCACGTGCACGAACGGCCAGGCGCCCTGGTTCTCCGGCTCGTCCTGGACCCACACGACCTCGGCATCCGGGTAGGACGCGACCACGCGGCGCACCTGCTCCTCGGGGAACGGGTAGAACTGCTCGAGGCGGACGAGCGCGACGGAGGCGTCCTGGCGCTTCTCCAGCTCGCCGAGCAGGTCGTAGTGCACCTTGCCCGAGTGCAGGAGCACGCGACGCACCGCGCTGCGGTCCTGGATGCGCACGTCGTCGATGACCGGCTCGAACCGGCCCGAGGTGAACGCCTGCACGTCGCTCGTCGCGCCGCGCAGCCGCAGCATCGCCTTCGGCGTGAAGACCACGAGCGGGCGGCGGGGCCGCGAGTACGCCTGGCGGCGCAGCAGGTGGAAGTACGACGCGGGCGTGGAGGGCCGCGCGACCGTCATGTTCTGCTCCGCGCACAGCTGCAGGAAGCGCTCGATGCGGGCCGACGAGTGGTCGGGACCCTGGCCCTCGTAGCCGTGCGGCAGCAGCAGCACGACGCTCGAGCGCTGGCCCCACTTCTGCTCGGCCGAGGAGATGAACTCGTCGATGATGGTCTGCGCGCCGTTGGCGAAGTCGCCGAACTGGGCCTCCCACAGCACGAGCGCGTCGGGCCGCTCGACGGAGTAGCCGTACTCGAAGCCCATCGCCGCGTACTCGCTGAGCAGCGTGTCGTAGATCCAGAACCGGGCCTGGCGGTCGCTCAGGTTCGCGAGGGGCAGCCACTCCTGGCCGTTGTCGCGGTCGTGCAGCACGGCGTGGCGCTGCACGAAGGTGCCGCGGCGCGAGTCCTGCCCGGCGAGGCGGACGGGCGTGTTCTCCAGCAGCAGCGAGCCGATGGCGAGGAGCTCGCCGAAGGCCCAGTCGATGGATCCGCTCCGGCTCATCTCCAGCCGCTTGCGCATGAGCGCCTGCAGCTTCGGATGCACGGAGAAGCCCTGCGGCGGGTTGTCATGCGCGTCGCCGATGGCGTGGACGACCGACTCGGACACGCCCGTGGTCTCGGGCTCGCCGTGGCCGTCGTCCTGCTGCGAGTCGGGGCGCTCGAGGTCGGAGACCGCTCCCGCGTCGTCGGTCTGGATGGGGATGGAGGAGGTCTGCGCGGCGTGCGTCTCCGCGAAGGCGCGCTCCAGGCGGTCCTGGAAGTCCTTCTGCGCGCCGTCGTACTCCTCCTGCGTGATGTCGCCGCGTCCGACGAGCGCCTCCGTGTACAGCTTCCGCACCGAGCGCTTGGCCTCGATGAGGTTGTACATGAGGGGCTGCGTCATCGACGGGTCGTCGCCCTCGTTGTGGCCGCGACGGCGGTAGCAGACGAGGTCGATGACGACGTCCTTCTTGAACTCCTGGCGGAACTCGAACGCGAGGTGCGCGACGCGGGCCACGGCCTCGGGGTCGTCGCCGTTCACGTGGAAGATCGGCGCCTGGATGCTCTTCGCGACGTCGGTGGAGTACACCGAGGAGCGGGACTCCGACGGCGGCGTCGTGAAGCCGACCTGGTTGTTGATGACGATGTGCACCGTGCCGCCCGTGCGGTACGCGCGCAGCTGCGAGAGCTGGAGCGTCTCGAAGACCACGCCCTGGCCGGCCATCGACGCGTCGCCGTGCACGAGGATCGGCAGGACCGAGAACGAGCCGATGGGCTTGCGGTCCTGCTTGGCGCGGACGATGCCCTCGAGCACGCCGTTGACGGCCTCGAGGTGCGACGGGTTCGCCGCGAGGTAGACCGGCATCTCCTCGCCGTGGACGCCCCGGAAGGTGCCCTCGGTGCCGAGGTGGTACTTGACGTCGCCGGACCCCTGCACGGTGCGCGGGTCCTGCGTGCCCTCGAACTCGCGGAAGATCTGGCCGTAGCTCTTGCCGGCGATGTTCGTGAGGACGTTGAGGCGTCCGCGGTGGGCCATGCCGATCGCGACCTCGTCGAGGCCGTGGTCGGCCGCGCCCTGGAGCAGCGTGTCGAGCAGCGAGATGGTGGACTCGCCGCCCTCGAGGCTGAAGCGCTTCTGCCCGACGTACTTGGTCTGCAGGAACGTCTCGAACGCCTCCGACTCGTTGAGCTTGGAGAGGATGCGCATCTGCTCGTCGTGCGTGGGCTTCGCGTAGGGCTGCTCGACCTTGCCCTGGATCCAGCGACGCTCGTCCGGCTGCTGGATGTGCATGTACTCGATGCCGATCGTGCGGCAGTACGAGTCGCGGAGGATCCCGAGCACGTCGCGCAGGAGCGCCTGGCGCCGCCCGCCGAAGCCGTCGGTGACGAACTCGCGGTCGAGGTCCCAGAACGTGAGCCCGTGGTTCGTGATCTCGAGGTCGGGGTGCGTGCGCTGCTGGTACTCGAGCGGGTCGATGTCGGCCATGAGGTGTCCGCGGACCCGGTACGCGTTGATGAGCTCCTGCACGCGGCTGGTCTTGGAGACCCGCTCGGAGAGGTCGACGTTGATGTCGGTGGCCCACTGGATGGGGTCGTACGGGATGCGGAGCGCCGCGAAGATGTCCTCGTAGAAGCCGTGCTGGCCGATGAGGCGCTCGTGCACGATCTTGAGGAACTCGCCGGAGCCGGCGCCCTGGATCACGCGGTGGTCGTACGTGCTCGTGAGCGTGATGGTCTTGCCGATGCCGAGCTCCACCAGCGTCTTGGGGGAGGAGCCCTGGAACTCGGCCGGGTACTCGAGGGCGCCGGCGCCGATGATGGCGCCCTGGCCCTTCATGAGGCGCGGCACGGAGTGCACGGTGCCGATGCCGCCCGGGTTCGTGAGCGAGATCGTGGTGCCGGCGAAGTCGCCCGCCGCGAGCTTGTTGGAGCGCGCCTTCTTCACCAGGTCCTCGTACGCGGAGAGGAACTCGCCGAAGGTCATGCCCTCGGCCTCCTTGATGCTCGGCACCAGGAGGGCGCGCGTGCCGTCCGGCTTCGGCATGTCGATCGCGATGCCGAGGTTGATGTGCGCGGGGGAGACGACGCTCGGCTTGCCGTCGACCTCGTCGTAGTGCACGTTCTGGCTCGGGAACTCCTTGAGCGCCTGGATGAGCGCCCAGCCGATGAGGTGGGTGAAGGAGACCTTGCCGCCGCGGGCGCGCTTGAGGTGGTTGTTGATGACGATGCGGTTGTCGATCATCAGCTTCGCCGGGATCGTCCGCACGCTCGTCGCGGTGGGGATGGAGAGCGAGGCGTCCATGTTGGTCGCGAGGCTCTTGGCCATGCCGCGGAGCGGGGAGACCTCGTCCTCGCCGACCGGCGTGGGCTCGGCGCCCTTCTTGGCCGGCGCCTTCGCCGGGGCCTGCGCGGGGATGGGCTGCTGCTTCGGCGCGATGCTCGTGGTGCGCGCCGCGGGCTGCGCCCCGGACGCGGGCTGCTGCGCCTGCGCGTCGGGCTGGCCGGGGGCGGCGGGGGACGGCGTCGCGGCCGGGCTCCCCGTGTTGGTCGCGGCGGGGGCGGACGTCTCGTCCGACTCCGGGATCTGCGGCTCGGCGGTGCGGTCGCCCGTGGCGGGCGTCGACTCGCGGCCCTCGATCACGGTCGCGTGGTAGTTCTCGAGGATCGGCCACCAGCTGCGGTCGACCGCGTCCTTGTCGACCACGTACCTCTCGTACATCTCGTCGACGAGCCACTCGTTGGCTCCGAAGTCGCCCGTGGAACCGTCATCGGTCCCCGTACCAGTCACCTGGCTCGACACAGTTGATCGCCCGCTCTCTTGCTGTTGGTCGTCTGCCTCGCGCGGCCCGTTCGCGTTCCGCGCGTCCACGATCCCCCAGCCTAAACCTTCCCCCGGTCGGGCTGGCGGGAGCGGCGCGTCGATGACGCGCCGGGCGCGGCGGCACGCGCGATGCGCGCGGGGGCGGCGGCCTGGCGCGCGCCGGGACGGCGGGGCTACCGTCGGGGCATGAGGTTCACCGGAGAGGCTCCCGCCCACGACCTGACCTACTCGGACGTGTTCCTGAGCCCCGGGAGGTCCGACGTCGCCAGCCGGATGGACGTCGACCTGGCGCCGGGCGACGGCACGCCCTGCACCATCCCGGTAGTGGCGAGCAACATGGGCTCGGTCACCGGACCCCGGCTCGCGGCCGTGCTCGCGCGGCGGGGCGGGATCGGGATCCTCCCGCAGGACCTCCGCCCGCAGGAGCTCGACGCCGCGATCCACCGGGTCAAGGACCAGCCCGTCGCCTACGACTCGCCGCTCGAGCTGTCGCCGGACGCCACGGCAGGCGAGGCGCGCGAGCTGCTCCCGCCGATCGCCGGGCACGGCATCGTGCTGCGCGACGCGGACGGGGAGATGGTCGGCTGCCTCGAGGGCACCCAGCTCGCCGGCGTCCCCGACGGCACCCGGCTCGGGGACCTGCCGCACGGCGCGCTGGCCTCGCTCGACGCCGACGACGTGCCCACGGGCCGCGCGGCCTTCGAGCTGATGCACGCGGCGGGCATCGACTTCGCGCCCGTCCTCGCGCACGGCCGGCTCGTCGGCACCCTCAGCCGCCGCAGCGCCCTGCGCTCCACCGTCTACGCGCCCGCCGCCGACGCGCACGGCCGGCTGGCGGTCGGCGCGGCGGTCGGCGTCAACGGGGATCCGGTCGGACGGGCCCGCGCGCTGCTCGCCGCGGGCGTCGACGTGCTCGTGCTCGACACGGCGCACGGGCACCAGGAGGCGATGCTCCGGGCCATCCGCGACGTCCGGGCGCTCGACCCGCGCGTGCCGCTGGTGGCGGGCAACGTCGTGACCGCGGAGGGCGCGCGTGACCTCGTCGAGGCGGGCGCCGACATCGTCAAGGTCGGCGTGGGACCCGGCGCCATGTGCACCACGCGCATGATGACCGCCGTCGGCCGCCCGCAGTTCTCCGCCGTGCTCGACACGGCCGCCGCCGCGCGGGAGGCGGGCGCGCTCGTCTGGGCCGACGGGGGAGTGCGGTACCCGCGCGACGTGGCGCTCGCGCTGGCCGCGGGGGCGGCGAGCGTGATGATCGGCTCGTGGTTCGCGGGCACGGTCGAGTCGCCCGGCCGGCTGCTCGTCGACGACGACGGCGGCATGGCGAAGGAGAGCTGGGGCATGGCGTCCACGCGCGCCGTGCAGGAGCGCTTCGGGCGGCGCGAGGCGTTCGAGCTGGCCCGGCGCACGCTCTTCGCGGAGGGGATATCGACCAGCCGCATCCGCATCGACCCGCTGCGCCCCGGCCTCGAGGACCTGCTCGACACCATCACGTCCGGCGTCCGCAGCGCGTTCACCTACGCGGGGGCGCGCACGCGGGCCGAGTTCGCGGACCGGGCGGCGGTCGGGATCCAGTCCGCCGCGGGCTACGAGGAGGGCAAGCCCCTGCCGGTCGGCTGGTGAGCCCCGGTATGCTCGACGGACGATGGACGACCCCCCTCCTGCTCATAGACCCCCGCCCCGCGCCGCCCTCGACCTGAAGCCGGCCGTGCGCCCGGCGCCCGGGAGCCGCTCCGGTGAGTGAATGGCTCCTCCTCGCCGTCGGCCTCCTCCTGACCCTCGGCACCGGCCTCTTCGTGGCCAGCGAGTTCGCGCTCGTCAACCTCGACCGCTCCGACCTCGAGAAGCGCCAGGAGCGCGGCGAGAAGCGGCTCGGCCCCTCCATCCGCGCCCTGCGCATCACCTCGACCCACCTCTCGAGCGCCCAGCTCGGGATCACGCTGACGACCCTGCTCACCGGATACACGATGGAGCCGGCGCTCAGCCGCCTCCTCGCCGGGCCCCTCACCTCCGCCGGACTCGCGGAGTCGCTCGTCTCCCCGGTCGCGACCGTGGTGGCGCTCGTCGTCGCGACGCTCCTGTCGATGATCATCGGCGAGCTCGTGCCGAAGAACTTCGCGCTGGCCCTGCCGCGCGAGACGGCGAAGCTCGTGATCCCGTTCCAGTCGCTGTTCACGACCGTGTTCAAGCCCGCTGTGCTGCTGCTCAACAACAGCGCGAACGGCATCCTCCGCCTCGTCGGCATCGAGCCGAAGGAGGAGCTGTCGGGTGCCCGCAGCGCCGAGGAGCTGTCCTCGCTCGTGCGGCGGTCCGCCCTCGCGGGCCTCCTCGAGGACGACACGGCGATGCTCCTCAGCCGCACGCTGCGCTTCGCCGACCTCACGGCGTCCGACGTCATGACCCCGAGGCTCCGCGTGAAGTCCGTGGAGCGCACCGACAGCGCGCAGACCGTGATCGAGCTCGCCATGACCACGGGCTACTCCCGCTTCCCGGTCACGGACGACGGCGTCGACGACGTCATCGGCCTGGTGCACGTGAAGCAGGCCGTCGCCGTGCCGCGCGAGAAGCGCGCGCAGGTGCCGGTCACCGCCCTGCAGTCGGAGGCGATCCGCGTCCCCGAGACGATGAAGCTCGACGACCTGCTCGGCGAGCTGCGCGGCCGCGGCTTCCAGATGGCCGTCGTGGTCGACGAGTACGGCGGCACCGCCGGCGTCGCGACCCTCGAGGACCTGGTCGAGGAGCTGGTCGGCGAGCTCGCCGACGAGCACGACCGCACGCGCGCGGGCGTCGTCCGCTCGCGCGACTCCCTCACCTTCCCCGGGATGCTGCGGCCCGACGAGCTCCTCGAGCGCACGGGTCTCCGCATCCCCGAGGAGGGCCCCTACGAGACGGCAGCCGGCTTCGTCATGAGCGAGCTCGGCCGCCTGCCCGTCGTGGGCGACGAGCTGGAGCTCGAGACGGGGACGCTGCGGGTCGAGCGGCTGGACGGCCGGCGCATCGACCGGATCCGCTTCACCCCCGTCCCCGAGCCCGTCGCCACCGCGGTGGGCACCACGCGCGCCGAGCGCCAGGCCGAGCGCCAGGCCGACCGCGAGGCCGGGCGCCAGGCCGGACGCCAGGCGGACGCGGAACGCGCCGCGAGCAGGAAGGAGCCGTCCCATGGGTGAGTACGCCGGGGGGATCATCGCGCTCGTCGTGCTGCTCGCCGTCAACGCCTTCTTCGTCGGCGCCGAGTTCGCGGTCATCTCCGCGAAGCGGTCGCAGATCGAGCCGCGCGCCGAGGAGGGCAGCCGCGCCGCGCGCGTCACGCTCTACGCCATGGAGCACGCCACGCTCATGCTCGCGACCACGCAGCTCGGCATCACCGTGTGCTCGCTGCTGATCCTCAACGTGTCCGAGCCGGCGATCCACCACCTGCTGGAGATCCCGCTCGCCGGGACCGGGCTGCCGGAGGAGGCGATCTCCACCATCGCCTTCGTCATCGCGCTGCTCATCGTCTCGTTCCTGCACGTGGTGCTCGGCGAGATGGTGCCGAAGAACATCTCGTTCTCGGTGCCGGACCGGGCGGCGCTGCTGCTCGCGCCGCCGCTCGTGGGCATCGCCCGCCTGGTCAAGCCGCTCATCGTGGCGCTCAACGCCGTCTCGAACGCCGTGCTGCGCGCGTTCAAGGTGGAGCCGAAGGACGAGGCCGCGAGCGCGTTCACGCTCGACGAGGTGCAGGGCATCGTCGACCAGTCCACCCGCGAGGGGGTGCTGGAGGACCGGACGGGCGCGCTCACCGCGGCGTTCGAGTTCACGGGCAAGAAGGTGCAGGACATCGCGATCCCCCTGGGCGCGCTGGTCAGCCTCCCCGAGACCGCGTCGCCGTCGGAGGTCGAGCGCGCCGTCGCCCGCCACGGCTTCTCGCGCTACGTGATCGTCGACGAGCAGGGCGAGCCGTCGGGCTACCTCCACCTCAAGGACGTCATCGACCTCGACGAGGCCGACGAGTTCGTGCGCCCCGTGCCGGCCAAGCGGATCCGGCAGCTCGTCTCGGTGTTCGAGGGCACCGAGCTCGAGGACGCGCTCGCCATGATGCGCCGCTCGGGCGCCCACCTCGCCCGCGCCTTCCGCGAGGACGGGGAGACGACGGGCGTGCTCTTCCTCGAGGACATCATCGAGGAGCTCGTCGGCGAGGTGCAGGACGCCACCCGGCGGATCTGACCCGCGTGCACGACGACGGCCCGGCTCCCCGAGGGGATGCCGGGCCGTCGTCGTGCGGGGCGGGTCAGGCCGCCCAGCGCGCCCGGTCGTACTGCTTGGGCCAGTAGTCGATCTCGACGCCCAGCTCGTGCGCGGCGCGGAGCGCGAAGTGCGGGTCGCGCAGCATCTCGCGGCCGAGCATCACGGCGTCCGCGCGGCCCTCGGCGACGACCGCCTCGGCCTGCGCGGGCTCGGTGATGAGGCCCACGGCGTTGAGCGCCACCTTCGCGTGCTCCTTCACGTACTCGGCGAAGGGCACCTGGTATCCGGGGGCGACGGGGATCGTGACGCCCGTCGTGTTGCCGCCCGTGGAGATGTCGAAGAAGTCGGCGCCGTGCTCGGCGGCCCAGCCGGCGACGGTCGCGGTCTGCGCCTCGTCCCAGCCGGCGTCGCCCGCCCAGTCGGTCGCGGAGAAGCGCACGAGGAGCGGCACGTCGGGGACCTCGGCGCGCACGGCGTCGATCACCTGGAGCAGCAGGCGCGCCCGGTTCTCGAGGCTGCCGCCGAACTCGTCGTGGCGGTGGTTGCTCAGGGGCGAGAGGAACTGGTGGAGGAGGTAGCCGTGCGCCGCGTGGAGCTCGAGCACGTCGAAGCCCGCGTCGACCGAGCGCCGGGCGGCGGCGGCGAAGTCGTCAACGACCTTCCGGATCCCGTCGGCGTCGAGCGCGAGCGGCGTGCCGTAGCCGGGGAACGGCTCGGCGGACGGCGCGACCGTCTCCCAGCCGCCCTCCGCGGCGGGCACGGTGCCACGGCCGGAGAACGAGTACGTGGACGCCTTGCGGCCGGCGTGCGCGAGCTGGATCGCGGCGACCGCGCCCATCTCGTGGATGAAGTCGACGATCGGCTTCCACGCGTCGCGCTGCGCGTCGTCCCAGATGCCGGTGTCCTCGGGCGTGATGCGCGCCTCGGGGCTG
This is a stretch of genomic DNA from Clavibacter zhangzhiyongii. It encodes these proteins:
- a CDS encoding hemolysin family protein, with the protein product MGEYAGGIIALVVLLAVNAFFVGAEFAVISAKRSQIEPRAEEGSRAARVTLYAMEHATLMLATTQLGITVCSLLILNVSEPAIHHLLEIPLAGTGLPEEAISTIAFVIALLIVSFLHVVLGEMVPKNISFSVPDRAALLLAPPLVGIARLVKPLIVALNAVSNAVLRAFKVEPKDEAASAFTLDEVQGIVDQSTREGVLEDRTGALTAAFEFTGKKVQDIAIPLGALVSLPETASPSEVERAVARHGFSRYVIVDEQGEPSGYLHLKDVIDLDEADEFVRPVPAKRIRQLVSVFEGTELEDALAMMRRSGAHLARAFREDGETTGVLFLEDIIEELVGEVQDATRRI
- a CDS encoding GuaB1 family IMP dehydrogenase-related protein, producing the protein MRFTGEAPAHDLTYSDVFLSPGRSDVASRMDVDLAPGDGTPCTIPVVASNMGSVTGPRLAAVLARRGGIGILPQDLRPQELDAAIHRVKDQPVAYDSPLELSPDATAGEARELLPPIAGHGIVLRDADGEMVGCLEGTQLAGVPDGTRLGDLPHGALASLDADDVPTGRAAFELMHAAGIDFAPVLAHGRLVGTLSRRSALRSTVYAPAADAHGRLAVGAAVGVNGDPVGRARALLAAGVDVLVLDTAHGHQEAMLRAIRDVRALDPRVPLVAGNVVTAEGARDLVEAGADIVKVGVGPGAMCTTRMMTAVGRPQFSAVLDTAAAAREAGALVWADGGVRYPRDVALALAAGAASVMIGSWFAGTVESPGRLLVDDDGGMAKESWGMASTRAVQERFGRREAFELARRTLFAEGISTSRIRIDPLRPGLEDLLDTITSGVRSAFTYAGARTRAEFADRAAVGIQSAAGYEEGKPLPVGW
- a CDS encoding multifunctional oxoglutarate decarboxylase/oxoglutarate dehydrogenase thiamine pyrophosphate-binding subunit/dihydrolipoyllysine-residue succinyltransferase subunit; the encoded protein is MSSQVTGTGTDDGSTGDFGANEWLVDEMYERYVVDKDAVDRSWWPILENYHATVIEGRESTPATGDRTAEPQIPESDETSAPAATNTGSPAATPSPAAPGQPDAQAQQPASGAQPAARTTSIAPKQQPIPAQAPAKAPAKKGAEPTPVGEDEVSPLRGMAKSLATNMDASLSIPTATSVRTIPAKLMIDNRIVINNHLKRARGGKVSFTHLIGWALIQALKEFPSQNVHYDEVDGKPSVVSPAHINLGIAIDMPKPDGTRALLVPSIKEAEGMTFGEFLSAYEDLVKKARSNKLAAGDFAGTTISLTNPGGIGTVHSVPRLMKGQGAIIGAGALEYPAEFQGSSPKTLVELGIGKTITLTSTYDHRVIQGAGSGEFLKIVHERLIGQHGFYEDIFAALRIPYDPIQWATDINVDLSERVSKTSRVQELINAYRVRGHLMADIDPLEYQQRTHPDLEITNHGLTFWDLDREFVTDGFGGRRQALLRDVLGILRDSYCRTIGIEYMHIQQPDERRWIQGKVEQPYAKPTHDEQMRILSKLNESEAFETFLQTKYVGQKRFSLEGGESTISLLDTLLQGAADHGLDEVAIGMAHRGRLNVLTNIAGKSYGQIFREFEGTQDPRTVQGSGDVKYHLGTEGTFRGVHGEEMPVYLAANPSHLEAVNGVLEGIVRAKQDRKPIGSFSVLPILVHGDASMAGQGVVFETLQLSQLRAYRTGGTVHIVINNQVGFTTPPSESRSSVYSTDVAKSIQAPIFHVNGDDPEAVARVAHLAFEFRQEFKKDVVIDLVCYRRRGHNEGDDPSMTQPLMYNLIEAKRSVRKLYTEALVGRGDITQEEYDGAQKDFQDRLERAFAETHAAQTSSIPIQTDDAGAVSDLERPDSQQDDGHGEPETTGVSESVVHAIGDAHDNPPQGFSVHPKLQALMRKRLEMSRSGSIDWAFGELLAIGSLLLENTPVRLAGQDSRRGTFVQRHAVLHDRDNGQEWLPLANLSDRQARFWIYDTLLSEYAAMGFEYGYSVERPDALVLWEAQFGDFANGAQTIIDEFISSAEQKWGQRSSVVLLLPHGYEGQGPDHSSARIERFLQLCAEQNMTVARPSTPASYFHLLRRQAYSRPRRPLVVFTPKAMLRLRGATSDVQAFTSGRFEPVIDDVRIQDRSAVRRVLLHSGKVHYDLLGELEKRQDASVALVRLEQFYPFPEEQVRRVVASYPDAEVVWVQDEPENQGAWPFVHVELGRVLPDRPVRVVSRPAAASPAAGSSKRHATEQADLIARATAE
- a CDS encoding hemolysin family protein → MSEWLLLAVGLLLTLGTGLFVASEFALVNLDRSDLEKRQERGEKRLGPSIRALRITSTHLSSAQLGITLTTLLTGYTMEPALSRLLAGPLTSAGLAESLVSPVATVVALVVATLLSMIIGELVPKNFALALPRETAKLVIPFQSLFTTVFKPAVLLLNNSANGILRLVGIEPKEELSGARSAEELSSLVRRSALAGLLEDDTAMLLSRTLRFADLTASDVMTPRLRVKSVERTDSAQTVIELAMTTGYSRFPVTDDGVDDVIGLVHVKQAVAVPREKRAQVPVTALQSEAIRVPETMKLDDLLGELRGRGFQMAVVVDEYGGTAGVATLEDLVEELVGELADEHDRTRAGVVRSRDSLTFPGMLRPDELLERTGLRIPEEGPYETAAGFVMSELGRLPVVGDELELETGTLRVERLDGRRIDRIRFTPVPEPVATAVGTTRAERQAERQADREAGRQAGRQADAERAASRKEPSHG
- a CDS encoding NADH:flavin oxidoreductase/NADH oxidase; amino-acid sequence: MTTSPLFEPITVRGVTARNRIWVAPMCQYSIDARDGVPGAWHLAHLGSFARGGAGLVMAEATGVSPEARITPEDTGIWDDAQRDAWKPIVDFIHEMGAVAAIQLAHAGRKASTYSFSGRGTVPAAEGGWETVAPSAEPFPGYGTPLALDADGIRKVVDDFAAAARRSVDAGFDVLELHAAHGYLLHQFLSPLSNHRHDEFGGSLENRARLLLQVIDAVRAEVPDVPLLVRFSATDWAGDAGWDEAQTATVAGWAAEHGADFFDISTGGNTTGVTIPVAPGYQVPFAEYVKEHAKVALNAVGLITEPAQAEAVVAEGRADAVMLGREMLRDPHFALRAAHELGVEIDYWPKQYDRARWAA
- a CDS encoding GNAT family N-acetyltransferase; protein product: MSNAIQSLGTPSPSDLTVIVELLRLLDYEVDEERVAARLSRMTSAAGHGTWVVRDDAGEIAGLAGGHLMWGLADDEPIAQLIILVVREGRQAGGIGSDLIRHYEAWAREHGATRFLATSAAARDNVTRFYARRGYHASGIRYSKLG